In Flavobacterium praedii, the DNA window ATGAAATTTTTGCAACCCAAACAAGTATTTTAAGAATTTGAATTTTAGCTGATTATTTAAGGAAATCAGGAGAGAATTTATGCCACAACAAAAATCATTTGGGCGAGACCCCATTAGAAAAAGAGGCCTATTTTACTAAACGCTCATTCGGCCTCTTTCTATAATGCGGTCGGGCTATTTGCGCTACTTCGGTAGCCAGCGTCTATCCCTCTCGCAACGATTAAACGAGATATTTGGTTCAAAAAACAATGTTTAAACTAAAAAAACCTTAACAATCTGTTTAATCCGTCAAATCTGTGTGCCAAACTATTTATTAAAACTCAAAACAGAAACCTCATCCCCAACCGAAACATTCCCCAATCCCAGTCCAATCACATTTTGACCAAACAACACTTTATTGCCAAAATTTCTGTATTTCGCTAATGTTTTCAAAGGGTCTTTTCCTGAAATGATTCCTTTTTCTTGATCAACAGTTGTCATCACGCAACGGTCACAAGGCTTCACTCCTACAAAAGAAACATCCCCAATTCTAAAGTCACGCCAAGTATCCTCCTCAAAAGCGTCACCATTGGTAAAAACAAAATTCGGTCGAAAGCGGTTCATCAGAACTGGATTTTTCATTCTCGAATTCAAATCATCCAACGAAGCCTGACCAATAATCAAAAAAGGATAAGCATCAGAAAATGAATTGTTTTCGACTCCCGTGATGGCATATTTGGGATCTAATTTTCGCTCACTCTCTTCTGGCATATAAACCAATCGTGCCGAAAAACCCAATTGCTTTGTAAACCAATCGGTAATCACTGCACTTACTTCAAAAGCATCTATCAAATCATCCCAAACAGTAACTCTTATTTTAGACTGGGATTCCAAAAAAACAGATCGAAGTGGAATATCAATTGATTCCAAATTCAATCTGTGTGTAATTCGCAAAAAATCACCAACAATCTCAGTATTAAAAAGCGCCAAATTAGGATACTCCCGTTGTGACAAAAAACGCCCATCATCATCCACCAATAACCATCGTCTATCCAATTCCAAACCTCGGTCTGTAACTTTGGATTTTTGCAATTGGATTCCACCAAATGACTTTACAGGATAAATCCAAATTTCTGAAAGTTGCAACATACCGTATTTTTTTTTCGAAATTAAGAAAAAGAGGATACAAAAAAAAATCCCGAAATTTATAATTTCGGGATTTTTACTTTATTAAATTTTGCTAGCGAATTTGTTTTAAATAACATATTAGATAATTTGAAAAAAAATCGATTTGATCTTTTAACAAAAACAACATGAAGAACAAAACATATAATGTGTAGCCCGTAGCGGAATCGAACCGCTCTTACATGGATGAAAACCATGCGTCCTAACCGATAGACGAACGGGCCTTGCTTTTAATTGCGGTTGCAAAATTAAAACTATTTTTGAGATGTACAATACTAGTGACTAAAAACCATTTAATCAAAAAAAAATTATTTTATAAGACATTAATAATTAATAGTTTCTAAAAATATTTATGAAAGAAAAAAATCAAATTATTGAATTTTATTTTTTAAACAATAAAAATACAAAAGTGTTTTCTTTCATTTTAGGAGGTAATGCAGTATTTTTAACTCAGCTGATTTGTAGAAAAAAGCATAAAATCACTCAAAACTAAACTTATAAAAACAAAAAAAGGATTGCGTTTATTCAACTCCGAATTCAATATTAGCTTAAAAAAGACAAAAAATATCTTGAACTAAAACCAAATTTTATCCAAAACAAATTAGATAAAAATCTAAATCAAATAGAATTTTTGTTTTTATTTTTTTTTAGACCGTTAAAAGCAATCTATTATACAAAACCTTTTAACTTACTATCGATAAAAAATAGTATTTAATGCTTTAATGTTTTTGAATCCATTTTTTTTTCAGTCAAAACCTTACCGCATTTAGGACATTTTCCTGGCTCGTCTAATACAGAACCATCCATAGTACAAATGTATTTTTTAGATTTAACAGAGGACGTTTGACTTCCTTTTACAGCAGTATTGTGCAAAACTGTTTTAGTGACCACCAATTCCATACCACACTTGCCACATTTCCCTTTTTTATCACTTATTTCATTAGAATGCATAGGACAAGCATACATCGTTTTTTGAACTTCTTTTTGAACAGCATTTTGTGTTGTTTGAGCCCAAACAGCAGAACCCATAGAAAAGAATAGAACTAATGCAATTATTAATGTTTTCATAATTTCAATTGGAATACGTTATACGATAAAAAATATCTGAAAAAATTTCAAAACAATCTAAAAGAATAACAATTTAGAAAAGACACAAAATATACATATAGAAATTGCTAAACACCAAATAGATTTAGCACCAATAAATATAAATCCAAATAATTAGATCAACTTATTTATATCAAAGTTAGTGAAATAAAATCTTAGTGTTTAAATTTCACTAAAACATTAAACAAATTTTAATCCAATTTATCTTTACCAATAATAGCATACACAATGGATTGAGACAAAGACAATATAATACTAAAAAGCATTGCTACCCAAAAGGTATCCACATAAAAACCCCCAACAATCTTTGTACACAACACTATTATTAAAGCATTAACCACCAATAAAAACAACCCCAAAGTAACTATTGTAAATGGCAATGTTAATAATACCATTATGGGTTTTATAAAAATATTAAGCAATCCCAATACTACGGCCACCAACATAGCAGTATAAGGCCCTGCTACATGGACTCCAGGTAAAAAATGAGCGATCCCAAAAACTAGCCCTGCTGTCACAATTATTCTTATAATTAAATTCATAGTAGCACTTTTAAAATTTCAATAAATATAATAAAATTTCTACACTAAAATAAATTATTTCAAAAAAGCACTTGCTAATTCATAAAACAATTTTGGGTTTTCGGCATGCAACCAGTGTCCAACATTTGGAATGGTCGTAATTTCTGAAACTGGAAAATAGTTCTTAATCATATCAAAATCACTATCTAATATGTAGTTAGAATTTCCACCTCGAATAAAAAGAGTGGGCTTTTCAAATATTGAAGCAGCTGGCAATGCTTTTCCAATTTCTTCAATTTTTTTATTAAAAACTTTCAAATTGAATCGAAAGGCTAATTGCCCTGGCTCTTGCCAATATAAACTTTTCATCAAAAATTGACGTGTTCCAAAATCAGGAATATGAACTTTTAAAACTTCCTCAACTGCATTCCGACTTGGTTTTACTGAAAAATCAACTGCATTTAAACCTGCCAAAATATCTTGATGATGTGGCGCATAAAATTTTGGTCCTATATCTGCCACTATCATTTTATCAACTAAATTAGGATATAAAGTTGCCACTAGCATTGCTATTTTCCCCCCCATTGAATGACCAATAATAACAATTGACTCCAAACCGTTTGCCTGACAATATTCAAACACATCTTGAGCCATCAATTCATAACTAAAATCATCCGAATGAAAACTACGTCCATGATTACGTAAATCCAATAAGTGCACTTGAAAACCATCAGCCACAAATTGAGTACCTAATGATTTCCAATTATCGGACATTCCTAGAAATCCATGAAGTATAAGTAAAGGCTTCCCTGTACCTTCTATTTTTGAGTAAAGCATTTTTAATTCAGATTGAAGATTATAGATTTTAAAATACATATTTATTAAAACTGAATTCTAAAATCTCAAAATCTATTTAAAATTTCATTTTTTTTATATTGTCTCGTCTTAATTATGATTGAAAATATGTAAATTAAATATTTATATCAACATTGTTAATCAAAAACTAGAAAATCATTTCAATTTATGCAAATACATATTCACTACATTTTCTAATCCAAGATAAATTGCCTCGGAAATTAAGGCATGACCAATAGAAACTTCTAACAATCCAGGAATATTTTGATTGAAAAACTGAATATTATCCAAACTCAAATCATGCCCTGCATTAATTCCTAATTCCAATTCATTAGCCAAAACAGCCGAAACGACATACGGATCAATACCTTTTTTATTACCCAAACTATATTGATGTGCAAAAGACTCGGTATACAATTCAATTCTTTCTGTTCCAATTTTTTTTGCTCCTTCTATCATTTCAAGAACTGGATCCACAAAAATAGAAGTTCGTATTCCGTTTCGTTGAAATTCATGAACAATTTCTGTTAAAAAAGAAGCATGTTTAATAGTGTTCCAACCCGCATTTGAAGTTATGGCATCGACAGCATCGGGAACTAAAGTCACTTGAGTTGGTTTTATTTCGAGAACCAAATCCACAAAAGATTGCTCAGGATTCCCTTCAATATTGTATTCTGTATACACAATTGATTTTAAATCTCTTGCATCTTGATAGCGAATATGACGCTCATCAGGACGTGGATGAATTGTTATTCCCTGACCTCCAAATTGCTGAATATCAGTCGCCACTTTTAATAAATCAGGCACATTTCCTCCACGAGCATTACGCAAAGTGGCAATCTTATTTATGTTAACGCTAAGTTTTGTCATGAAAACAAGTATTAATAGATATTTATAATATATGATTGGACAAAAATACAAAGTAAAACCTAGCAGAATTTGTATAATTTTGATTATTTTGCATCGATTATTGAGGATCCATTTTATGACTGATATTAAAAACTATATTACAAACGACTACAAGGCCATTGATGCCAACGAAACCATTGGAACTGTTCAATCTTTTTTTGACGAGTTGACCTATTCCCATTTCCCTGTAGTAGAAGAAAGTATTTTTATCGGAAGTATCGCTGCTGATGATATAGAAACTTTTGATAGCGACAAAAAAGTAACTGATTACAAATATGTACTCGAACATTTTTTTGCCAGAACTACAATGATTTGGTTAGATGTTTTGGAAGTATTTGCTAAAAACCATACTAATTTAGTTCCAATATTGGACGAAAATAATAAGTATGTTGGCTATTATGAAATTGAAGATATCATTAAATTTTTTCATGAAACTCCTTTTTTGAAAGAACAAGGAGCAATTTTAATAGTAAGTAAAAATACTATCGATTACTCCATGAGTCAAATAACTCAAATTGTCGAAAGTAACAATGGAAAACTTTTAGGCTTGTTTATTTCAAATTCAGACATAAACACGATTGAGGTTACCCTAAAAATAAGTGTTGGCTCTTTAAATGAAATCATTCAAACCTTTAGAAGGTATAATTATGACATCATTTCAGAACATAACGAAGACAATTACATCAATAATTTAAAAGAACGTTCTGATTATTTAGACAAATATTTAAACATATAATTATTTGAAATTTTCAATAAAACCAACAAAAAACAAAGCAGAACAAACACTTAAAAAGAAATAAATGAAAGTAGCTATTTACGGCCAATATTATTTAGTAAGCACAGAACCAATCATAAAAGACATTTTTGTGTTTTTCAATAATAACAATGTTGAAATGGTTATTGAATCCGATTTCTTGAATATGTTATATGAAAAACAAATTATCAAAAAAGAATATAAAACCTTTTCATCACATAGTGAATTGGATTCAAGTTTTGACATGTTGATTAGTATTGGTGGTGATGGAACTATTTTAAGAGCTGTGACTCTTGTTCGCAATTCTGGAGTCCCAATTTTAGGAATAAATGCTGGTAGACTCGGTTTCTTAGCAACTGTTCAAAAGGAAAACATAGCTGAATTTATGCAATTTGTGATTGACAAAAAATATAAAATTTCAAAAAGAACTTTACTAAGCCTAACTTGTTATCCAGAAAATAAAGACATTGATGGACTAAATTTTGCAATGAATGAGATTTCCGTAAGTAGAAAAGAAACAACCTCGATGATTACAATTGACACTTACTTGAATGATGAGTTTTTAAATTCATATTGGGCAGATGGTCTAATAATTGCAACACCTACAGGATCTACTGGTTATTCACTAAGTTGTGGAGGTCCAATATTAACACCTGATGTAAAAAGCTTAGTCATCACTCCTATTGCTCCACATAATTTGAATGCAAGACCACTTGTTGTACCAGACATTAACGAAATACGTTTAAAAGTATCTGGTAGAGAAGAAAAATACTTGGTTTCCTTAGATTCAAGAATAACAAGTGTAGCTAACGAATCTATACTTACCATAAAAAAAACAAATTTTAAAATAAACATGGTAGAAATTCCCGAAGAAACATTCTTAAAAACATTGAGAACAAAATTACTTTGGGGAGAAGACAGAAGGAATTAAATAAAATATACGATTACCACATATTTCATCGTTTCTATCATAAGTGTTGTAGATAAAAAAAGGATACTGGTCTAAAAAAAGATACTATTCTTATGTTAGGTATTGAATACTATTGATAATTATTATATTTGCAGGCAATTTTAAATTTATGAGTAAAATTTTCATTCCAATTTTATGCTTTTTATCCTTAACATCTATTCATGCTCAAATTCATGAAATTGGTGTTTTCCTTGGTGGCAGCAATTACATAGGAGACATTGGTTCAACAACCTATATTGCACCAAACGAACCAGCTTTTGGAATTTTATATAAATGGAATAAAAGTCCAAGACACTCCTACCGATTCTCCTATACACAATCACAAATTTCAGGAGATGACAAAGAATCCTCAGAAATAGGAAGAAAAAACAGAAAATACAGTTTTGTTAATAACATAAAAGAACTTTCTGCTGGATTAGAGTTTAATTTTTTTGACTTTAATTTACATCAAGAAAGCCCAAAGTTCACGCCATATGTATATAGCGGAATAAGTTACTTTTTCTATGACGAATTATATTTGATTTCTGGTGAAACTAAAAAAAACAATATCAAAAACTCCATTGCAATACCAATGACATTAGGTGTTAAAACTAATTTTTCAAGAAATTTTGTTTTAGGACTAGAGGTAGGCATTCGATATTCTTTTACTGATAATATTGACGGAAGCAATCCAAGTGATAGCAATATGTATAAATTTGGCAATTTAAATAATAATGATTGGTATGTATTTTCAGGAGTAACTTTGACGTATACTTTTGGAGAAAAACCATGTTACTGTGCAGAATAAACACGATGTTAAAAGAAAAAATAAACACTAAAAATATACCATCCCACCTCGCCATAATTATGGACGGGAATGGTCGTTGGGCTAAACAACAAGGATTCCTAAGAACACTAGGACATGAGAGTGGATCAAAATCTGTAAAAAAAATTATTCAGGAATGTTTAGATTTAGGAGTACAGTATTTAACCCTTTATGCTTTTTCTACAGAAAACTGGAACAGACCCAAACTTGAAGTAGACACACTAATGCGAGTTTTGATTAATTCATTGAAAAAAGAACTCAAAACAATGCAGGAAGGCAATATCAAAATGAATGCAATAGGAAACATTGATAAGTTACCAAAAAATGCCCAAAAGCAATTAGCAGAAGTCATTGATAAGACAAAAGAAAATACGAAAATGACATTAACTCTGGCATTAAGCTATGGATCTAGAGAAGAATTAGTAAATGTTGTAAAAATAATCAGCGATAAAGTTAAAAATAATATAATTTCAATAGACGCTATTGACGATTCAATTATAAATGAGCATCTTTACACGCACAATCTACCAGATGTTGATTTATTAATAAGAACAAGTGGTGAACATAGAATAAGTAATTTTCTGTTGTGGCAAATAGCTTATGCCGAATTATATTTTACGGATGTACTTTGGCCAGATTTTAAAGAAAAAGATTTACATGAGGCCATCATTAGCTATCAAAAAAGAGAACGTCGATTTGGAAAAACAAGTGAACAAATTAAATAAATTTTTAGTGTTACATAAAAGCTTAAAACTAGTCCTTACCTTTTTATTATTAGGAACATTTACTCAAATCAAAGCCCAAGACAGAGTCCCATTTGACCAAGGTAAAAAATACATTTTAGCTGATGTCAGCGTAGTTGGTGATATTAGTTTCAATCCACAAACAGTAGTCACATTTGCTGGACTTGAAAAAGGACAAGAAATTACCATCCCTGGTGAACAAATCAGTAGTTCTATAAAAAAACTAGGAAAACTAGGCCTTTTTGATGAAATTTCATTTTATGTAAATCGTATTGAAAACGATAGCATTTATCTAGACTTAAACATTAAAGAATTACCAAAAATAAATCAGGTAAAATTTGTTGGTGTATCCAAAAGCAAAACCGAATCTTTCATTAAAGATAATGGTTTGACAAACGGTAAAATTGTAACGGAAAACTTGATTACCACAACAAAAAACTATATAGAAAAAAAATACAAAAAAGACGGTTTTTTCAATACAAAAGTTCATATTACTACCACAAAAGACACTTTAAAAAGCAACGAAGTTAACATGCTTGTAAAAGTAGACATGGGTAATAAAGTGAAAATTTATAAAATCGACATTGAAGGAAACAAAGAGATTGCTACTAAAAAGTTACTTAGTTCGATGAAGAACACCAAACAGCGAAACCCTATTAACATTTTAAAACGATCTAAATATATAGAAGAAAAATACCAAGAAGATTTAGAAAAAATAGTCAGTGATTATAAAAAAATAGGATACCGCGATGCCCGTATTATAAGTGATTCAATTGCATATAATGAAGAGAAAAAGGGTATTTATATAAAAATTAAAGTAGAGGAAGGTATTAAATACTATTTTGGAAACATCAAATTTATTGGTAACACGGTTTATTCAGATGAAGGATTGAGTAGCATGCTGGGTATCCGCCCTGGTGATGTATACAATGGCGTATTACTTCAAGAAAGAATTGCAGATAAATCAAAACCAGATGGAGAAGATATTACAAATTTATATCAAAACAACGGATATTTATTTTCAAATATTAATGCGGTAGAAACAAAAACAACTGATAATAAAATTGATTTTGAAATTAGAGTTACTGAAGGGCCTATTGCCTATTTCAATAAAATTACTGTTGTAGGTAATGACAAAACTAATGATGAAGTTATTTATAGAGAATTAAGAACTCGTCCAGGAGACAAATACAACAAAGCTGAATTAGTTAGAACCATTAGAGAGATAGGTCAATTGGGATTTTTTGATCCTGAAAAAATTGAACCTAAATTCAAAAATGTTGATTCTGGTGCCGGAACAGTAGATATCGAATACAATGTTGTTGAAAAAGGAGCAAGCCAAATCGAACTTCAAGGAGGATATGGAGGCGGAGGTTTTGTTGGAACCTTAGGCCTATCATTTAATAACTTTTCAGCAAGAAACTTATTCAACAAAGACGCTTATCATCCACTTCCAATGGGAGATGGTCAAAAAGTAGCATTACGTTTACAAGCAAGTTCCTATTATAAAACGTATAGTTTATCTTTTTCTGAACCTTGGTTTGGAGGAAAAAGACCAGTACAATTTAGTAGCTCATTTGCTTTTAGCCAACAATACAGTTCCAACTATCAAACACAAAGAGTAGACAAATCAAAATACATTAATATCACCTCTTTGTCAGTAGGTATGGCAAAAAGACTAACTGTGCCAGATGATTTTTTCACACTTTCACAGTCTATTAGTTACCAACAGTATGACTTGCATAATTATCTTTATGGAATGTTTACATTTGCAAATGGTACTTCAAGAAACTTATCCTATACAGTAGGTCTAACTAGAAACAGTAAAGGTTTTAACCCTATTTTCCCAACTTATGGAGCAGAATTTGGAGTTACAGGTGAATTTACACTTCCGTATTCTGTATTTAATGGAATTGATTATGCTAAGTTAGGGGATCAAGAAAAATACAAATACAAATATACCGGTACCTCTTATGTTGACAATAATGACAGAGTTGTAAATGCAGGTGATTATCTAGACAAATTACCAAGTTCATCCTATACCTCTAACAAAGTAGACAAATACCAAGATGCAGTTGCAGATCCTGCAAAAGTAGATCAAGAAAAATACAAATGGTTAGAATATTATAAAGTTCAAGTAACTGGAGATTGGTTTACTTCTTTATACAAAAAATTAGTTTTACGTACCTTAATGCAATTTGGATTCTTAGGTGCATACAATCAGGATCGAGGAGTTATTCCATTTGAAAGATATTATTTAGGTGGAGACGGTATGGCTGGAAGTTCTATAGACGGAAGACAAAACATACAGCTAAGAGGTTATGAAAACGGAGCATTAACTCCTGCAAATTCAAACGGAGATGCATATGGTGCTACTATATATAATAAATTCTCATTAGAATTACGTTATCCAATAACATTAAAAGCATCAGCTTCTATTTATGCACTAGCATTTGCAGAAGCAGGCCAATCCTATGAATCATTATCAAGCTACCAACCATTTAATCTGGCTCGTTCATCAGGTGTTGGTTTAAGAGTATTCATGCCTGCATTTGGATTATTGGGTATTGATTTTGGTTATGGCTTCGATGCTGTACCTGGAGCAATCAAACCAAGTGGATGGCAAACGCATTTTATAATTGGTCAACAATTTTAAATAACTTTGGTGTAAAATTTCTAAAATTAAAAATTATGAGAAAAGAATTTTTATTTATAATTTTATCGCTTTTTGTAGCTACAACAAATCTAGCTCAGACCAAAGGAAACAAAGTGGGTTATATTGATATGGAATACATTTTACAAAATGTTCCAGACTATATTGAAGCCAAAGCCCAGTTAGAACAAAAAGCTCAAAAATGGAAACAAGAAATTGAAACCAAAAAAATAGAAATAAACAAATTAAAAGATGCTTTAAAAGCGGAAAAACCATTATTAACAGCTGAATTAATTGAAGAAAGAGAATCAGAAATTAAATTTCTTGAGACTGAAAAATTAGATTATCAACAAAAAAGATTTGGCGCAAATGGAGATTTAATAATCCAAAAAGCAGGTTTAATAAAGCCTATTCAAGATCAAGTTTTTACTGCTGTACAAGATATAGCTGAAGCTAGAAAGTATGATTTTATTTTTGATAAATCATCACATCTAACCATACTGTTTGCTGCCAAAAGATTTGACATAAGCGATCAAGTCATAAGGGTATTAAATCGTACAGAAAAAAGAGAGCAATTAACTAAGAAACAGCAAAAAGAATTAGAAGCGAAAGAAAACTTAGAAAACGAAATAGACGATAATCCTGTTTTAGCAGAAAGAGAAAAAGTGTTATTAGATAAAAAAGCTGCTAGAGAAAAATTAGTCGCTGATAAAAAGTTAGCACAAGAGGAAGCTAAAAAACAATACGAAGAAAAAAGAAAAGCTTTACTCGCTGAAAGAGAAGCTAAAAAGAAAGGTACAACTGTAGTAGAAACAAAAACAACTACAACAGAAAACGCGACAACAACAAATGCGGCTGGTCAATCTGAAAAATCAATAACAGAAACCGCTAAACCAAATGTACAAGAAGAACGCAAAAAAGCTTTAGAAGAAAAAAGAAAAAAAATACTTGAAGCAAGAGAAGCTACGAAAAAAGCTGCCGAAGAAAAAAGAATAAAAGAACTTCAAGAAAGAGAAGCCGCAAAAAAAGCTTCAGAAACAAATACAAAAGAAAACAACTAAACAAATTCTAATTATTTAATTTTTTAAAACGATGAAACAATTCAAAACTTTATTAATTGCAGCGACACTATTTTTTGGTGCAACTCAAATTTCAAATGCTCAAACTAAGGTAGCTCATGTTGATGTAAGTGAAATCATGACAAAATTACCAGCTATGCTTGATGCTCAAAAACAACTTGAAAAATTGAGCGGTACTTATGATGCTGATTACAAAAAAATGGTGGAAGAATACCAAACTAAATTAAAAAAATACGAAGCTGAATCTGCAACTGTTGGCGAAACTGTAAATCAAGAACGTTCTAAAGAAGTTCAAGATATGCAAAAAAGAATTACTGACTTTAGAGATAATGCTCAAAAAGAATTACAAGCTAAAGAATCAGAAATTGTAAAACCAATTATGGAAAAAGTAAGAGCTTCTATCCAAAAAGTTGGTAAAGCTAAGGGTTTCCAATATGTACTTGACGGTTCTACTTTATTATTAGCTGATGGCACAAACATTACAGCTGATGTAAAAAAAGATTTAGGATTTTAATTAAAATACAATAAATCATAAACTGCTCATCCAAAATATTGGATTGAGCAGTTTTTT includes these proteins:
- a CDS encoding MOSC domain-containing protein; the protein is MLQLSEIWIYPVKSFGGIQLQKSKVTDRGLELDRRWLLVDDDGRFLSQREYPNLALFNTEIVGDFLRITHRLNLESIDIPLRSVFLESQSKIRVTVWDDLIDAFEVSAVITDWFTKQLGFSARLVYMPEESERKLDPKYAITGVENNSFSDAYPFLIIGQASLDDLNSRMKNPVLMNRFRPNFVFTNGDAFEEDTWRDFRIGDVSFVGVKPCDRCVMTTVDQEKGIISGKDPLKTLAKYRNFGNKVLFGQNVIGLGLGNVSVGDEVSVLSFNK
- a CDS encoding heavy metal-binding domain-containing protein, whose protein sequence is MKTLIIALVLFFSMGSAVWAQTTQNAVQKEVQKTMYACPMHSNEISDKKGKCGKCGMELVVTKTVLHNTAVKGSQTSSVKSKKYICTMDGSVLDEPGKCPKCGKVLTEKKMDSKTLKH
- a CDS encoding phage holin family protein encodes the protein MNLIIRIIVTAGLVFGIAHFLPGVHVAGPYTAMLVAVVLGLLNIFIKPIMVLLTLPFTIVTLGLFLLVVNALIIVLCTKIVGGFYVDTFWVAMLFSIILSLSQSIVYAIIGKDKLD
- a CDS encoding alpha/beta fold hydrolase encodes the protein MLYSKIEGTGKPLLILHGFLGMSDNWKSLGTQFVADGFQVHLLDLRNHGRSFHSDDFSYELMAQDVFEYCQANGLESIVIIGHSMGGKIAMLVATLYPNLVDKMIVADIGPKFYAPHHQDILAGLNAVDFSVKPSRNAVEEVLKVHIPDFGTRQFLMKSLYWQEPGQLAFRFNLKVFNKKIEEIGKALPAASIFEKPTLFIRGGNSNYILDSDFDMIKNYFPVSEITTIPNVGHWLHAENPKLFYELASAFLK
- a CDS encoding pyridoxine 5'-phosphate synthase; this translates as MTKLSVNINKIATLRNARGGNVPDLLKVATDIQQFGGQGITIHPRPDERHIRYQDARDLKSIVYTEYNIEGNPEQSFVDLVLEIKPTQVTLVPDAVDAITSNAGWNTIKHASFLTEIVHEFQRNGIRTSIFVDPVLEMIEGAKKIGTERIELYTESFAHQYSLGNKKGIDPYVVSAVLANELELGINAGHDLSLDNIQFFNQNIPGLLEVSIGHALISEAIYLGLENVVNMYLHKLK
- a CDS encoding CBS domain-containing protein yields the protein MTDIKNYITNDYKAIDANETIGTVQSFFDELTYSHFPVVEESIFIGSIAADDIETFDSDKKVTDYKYVLEHFFARTTMIWLDVLEVFAKNHTNLVPILDENNKYVGYYEIEDIIKFFHETPFLKEQGAILIVSKNTIDYSMSQITQIVESNNGKLLGLFISNSDINTIEVTLKISVGSLNEIIQTFRRYNYDIISEHNEDNYINNLKERSDYLDKYLNI
- a CDS encoding NAD kinase: MKVAIYGQYYLVSTEPIIKDIFVFFNNNNVEMVIESDFLNMLYEKQIIKKEYKTFSSHSELDSSFDMLISIGGDGTILRAVTLVRNSGVPILGINAGRLGFLATVQKENIAEFMQFVIDKKYKISKRTLLSLTCYPENKDIDGLNFAMNEISVSRKETTSMITIDTYLNDEFLNSYWADGLIIATPTGSTGYSLSCGGPILTPDVKSLVITPIAPHNLNARPLVVPDINEIRLKVSGREEKYLVSLDSRITSVANESILTIKKTNFKINMVEIPEETFLKTLRTKLLWGEDRRN
- a CDS encoding DUF6089 family protein; the encoded protein is MSKIFIPILCFLSLTSIHAQIHEIGVFLGGSNYIGDIGSTTYIAPNEPAFGILYKWNKSPRHSYRFSYTQSQISGDDKESSEIGRKNRKYSFVNNIKELSAGLEFNFFDFNLHQESPKFTPYVYSGISYFFYDELYLISGETKKNNIKNSIAIPMTLGVKTNFSRNFVLGLEVGIRYSFTDNIDGSNPSDSNMYKFGNLNNNDWYVFSGVTLTYTFGEKPCYCAE
- a CDS encoding isoprenyl transferase; the protein is MLKEKINTKNIPSHLAIIMDGNGRWAKQQGFLRTLGHESGSKSVKKIIQECLDLGVQYLTLYAFSTENWNRPKLEVDTLMRVLINSLKKELKTMQEGNIKMNAIGNIDKLPKNAQKQLAEVIDKTKENTKMTLTLALSYGSREELVNVVKIISDKVKNNIISIDAIDDSIINEHLYTHNLPDVDLLIRTSGEHRISNFLLWQIAYAELYFTDVLWPDFKEKDLHEAIISYQKRERRFGKTSEQIK
- the bamA gene encoding outer membrane protein assembly factor BamA, with the translated sequence MRPSLAIKKENVDLEKQVNKLNKFLVLHKSLKLVLTFLLLGTFTQIKAQDRVPFDQGKKYILADVSVVGDISFNPQTVVTFAGLEKGQEITIPGEQISSSIKKLGKLGLFDEISFYVNRIENDSIYLDLNIKELPKINQVKFVGVSKSKTESFIKDNGLTNGKIVTENLITTTKNYIEKKYKKDGFFNTKVHITTTKDTLKSNEVNMLVKVDMGNKVKIYKIDIEGNKEIATKKLLSSMKNTKQRNPINILKRSKYIEEKYQEDLEKIVSDYKKIGYRDARIISDSIAYNEEKKGIYIKIKVEEGIKYYFGNIKFIGNTVYSDEGLSSMLGIRPGDVYNGVLLQERIADKSKPDGEDITNLYQNNGYLFSNINAVETKTTDNKIDFEIRVTEGPIAYFNKITVVGNDKTNDEVIYRELRTRPGDKYNKAELVRTIREIGQLGFFDPEKIEPKFKNVDSGAGTVDIEYNVVEKGASQIELQGGYGGGGFVGTLGLSFNNFSARNLFNKDAYHPLPMGDGQKVALRLQASSYYKTYSLSFSEPWFGGKRPVQFSSSFAFSQQYSSNYQTQRVDKSKYINITSLSVGMAKRLTVPDDFFTLSQSISYQQYDLHNYLYGMFTFANGTSRNLSYTVGLTRNSKGFNPIFPTYGAEFGVTGEFTLPYSVFNGIDYAKLGDQEKYKYKYTGTSYVDNNDRVVNAGDYLDKLPSSSYTSNKVDKYQDAVADPAKVDQEKYKWLEYYKVQVTGDWFTSLYKKLVLRTLMQFGFLGAYNQDRGVIPFERYYLGGDGMAGSSIDGRQNIQLRGYENGALTPANSNGDAYGATIYNKFSLELRYPITLKASASIYALAFAEAGQSYESLSSYQPFNLARSSGVGLRVFMPAFGLLGIDFGYGFDAVPGAIKPSGWQTHFIIGQQF
- a CDS encoding OmpH family outer membrane protein: MRKEFLFIILSLFVATTNLAQTKGNKVGYIDMEYILQNVPDYIEAKAQLEQKAQKWKQEIETKKIEINKLKDALKAEKPLLTAELIEERESEIKFLETEKLDYQQKRFGANGDLIIQKAGLIKPIQDQVFTAVQDIAEARKYDFIFDKSSHLTILFAAKRFDISDQVIRVLNRTEKREQLTKKQQKELEAKENLENEIDDNPVLAEREKVLLDKKAAREKLVADKKLAQEEAKKQYEEKRKALLAEREAKKKGTTVVETKTTTTENATTTNAAGQSEKSITETAKPNVQEERKKALEEKRKKILEAREATKKAAEEKRIKELQEREAAKKASETNTKENN